A genome region from Magnolia sinica isolate HGM2019 chromosome 8, MsV1, whole genome shotgun sequence includes the following:
- the LOC131253388 gene encoding uncharacterized protein LOC131253388, which translates to MPKSKRNRPVTLSKTKKKGREHKESIVNCIRQALEDYSTVYVFSFENMRNLKFKEFREQLKSSSRFFLGSNKVMQISLGRSVADEVKPGVHKVSKLLRGDAGLCFTNLPKEEVERLFEGYEEHDFARTGSVATEKVELKEGPLEQFTHEMEPFLRKQGMPVRLNKGIVELVSDFVVCEEGKPLSPESARILRLLGEKMATFRLHLICRWSPDDFEVYRDGLDHSDIESS; encoded by the exons ATGCCGAAATCCAAGCGCAACAGACCAG TGACACTgtcaaaaacaaagaagaagggaAGGGAGCATAAGGAATCGATAGTAAATTGCATCAGGCAAGCATTAGAAGATTACAGTACAGTCTATGTTTTCTCTTTTGAGAACAtgagaaatctaaagttcaaggaGTTCAGAGAGCAGCTGAAGTCTAGCAGCAG ATTTTTCCTTGGATCAAACAAAGTCATGCAGATTTCGTTGGGCCGATCTGTTGCTGATGAAGTTAAGCCGGGAGTTCATAAAGTTTCAAAG CTTCTACGTGGTGATGCTGGGCTTTGTTTTACCAATCTACCTAAAGAGGAGGTCGAAAG GTTGTTTGAAGGGTATGAAGAACATGACTTCGCTAGGACAGGAAGCGTTGCAACAGAAAAG GTGGAGCTGAAAGAAGGTCCTTTAGAACAGTTCACGCACGAGATGGAACCCTTCCTGCGCAAGCAGGGGATGCCTGTTCGCTTGAACAAAG GAATTGTGGAGCTAGTTTCCGACTTTGTCGTGTGTGAGGAAGGAAAGCCTTTATCTCCAGAATCAGCTCGTATACTG CGCTTGCTTGGTGAGAAGATGGCAACGTTCCGTCTCCACCTCATCTGCCGGTGGAGCCCAGATGACTTTGAAGTCTACAGGGATGGGCTAGACCATTCAGATATTGAGTCCTCATAG